Proteins encoded by one window of Desulfovibrio inopinatus DSM 10711:
- a CDS encoding ATP-binding protein — translation MNATFELRATFPAELESLTISAGLVALAISLAQIPIDVAAAVDLALSEAVTNAIKHTKPHIKDISLNIAVDSGEITLCVTDHGLGFAFDDVPDPDFDNHPPGGYGIFIIKESMDNVTYEKNETANILTMQKRFIPL, via the coding sequence ATGAATGCCACATTCGAACTTCGCGCTACGTTTCCTGCAGAACTTGAGAGCTTAACAATATCTGCAGGACTTGTTGCACTCGCAATATCATTGGCACAAATACCGATCGATGTCGCAGCGGCCGTTGATCTTGCATTAAGCGAGGCTGTTACAAACGCCATAAAACACACAAAACCACATATAAAAGACATCTCACTAAATATTGCTGTCGACTCCGGTGAAATAACGCTATGCGTCACCGATCATGGTCTCGGTTTTGCTTTTGATGACGTCCCTGACCCGGATTTCGATAACCATCCTCCTGGAGGTTACGGTATTTTCATTATTAAAGAATCTATGGACAACGTCACATATGAAAAGAACGAAACGGCAAACATCCTCACAATGCAGAAACGTTTTATACCGCTTTAA
- a CDS encoding STAS domain-containing protein, producing the protein MKHTTENNITILEPDGRLDAIQAPHIKNITVQCVKNGMNKIVMDLSNVIFVDSAGLGILVSSLRQLANSGGDMKICGLRKEVRALFELTRLDRVFDIYQERDAAVHGFSSAQ; encoded by the coding sequence ATGAAACACACAACAGAAAATAATATCACCATTCTCGAACCAGATGGTCGGCTTGATGCGATTCAAGCTCCTCACATAAAAAATATTACTGTGCAGTGTGTTAAAAACGGAATGAACAAAATTGTAATGGATCTTAGCAATGTTATCTTTGTTGATTCTGCAGGACTCGGTATTTTGGTTTCATCACTCCGCCAACTTGCAAACAGCGGCGGAGATATGAAAATTTGTGGATTACGAAAGGAAGTTCGTGCACTGTTTGAGTTGACACGGCTGGACAGAGTCTTCGATATTTATCAAGAAAGAGATGCCGCGGTTCATGGTTTCTCATCAGCACAATGA